In Virgibacillus siamensis, the genomic stretch CCGCCTCATGGATTGCCTTTCCGACCCCGGTTTCAATCACAGGTTTTCCATGGAAACGAGCCATCTCAACCTTTGTATCTGCCGCAACAATAATGCTGTCTGCCTCTTCAATATCCTTTTCCGTTAATCGGTTTTTAACCCCGCCTGAGCCATTTGTTTCGACTTTTATGGAAATTCCCATGTCTTTGGCGGTTTCCGATAGCTTCTCTGCAGCCATGTACGTGTGCGCGATACCGGTTGGACAAGCAGTTACCGCGAGGATTCTTTGTCCGGTCTCCGTTGATTCCGCTTCTTCGGTTCCATCTACTTCATTTTCTTTATCGTTGACCGCTTGCAAAATTTCTTCTTTTGTTGTGGCATCAAGCATTTTTTGACGGAACGCTTCATCCATTAGAAATGTTGATAAGCGGGAGAGTGCCTCCAAATGGTCATTGTTTGCACCTTCACTCGCCGCAATCATGAAAAATAAATGGGCGGGCTGCCCATCCAGCGATTCAAAGTCGATTCCGGATTTGGACCGTCCGAACGCAATAGCCGGTGTTTGCACCGCTGCTGATTTGGCATGTGGTATGGCGATCCCTTCGCCAATCCCGGTTGTGCTTTGTTCTTCGCGTGCCATGATACCTTCTTTAAAAGCCTGCTTGTCCTCCAGTTTTCCGGCTTGATCAAGCTGATCCGCTAACGCGTCAAGCACTTCTTGTTTGGAATCGGCATGCAGATCGAGAATGATCGTTTCCTTACTTAGGAGTTCCGTAATTTTCATTTCATGTCACATCCTTTTTTAGAGTTGATTTAGGCGAACTTCCGAAACAAGTGCCTCTACATCTTTCTTGTTGCATAAATCCGTCTGAAAGGCTGTTGCGCTTCCGGAAGCTACCCCGTAACGGAAAGCTTCTTCGGGATTTTGATTACGTAAATACGATGCAAGAAATCCTGAAACAAGTGAATCCCCTGCTCCGACTGTGTTCACTGCCTTTCCTTTTGGCGGTGCAGCATCCCATTTTTTATTTCCTGAAACAAGCAGGGCACCATCCTTGCCCATAGAGACAATAACGTGCTGAATGCCATAATCAGCAAGACGGCTTGCATAATGCAATGCTTCTTTTTTGCCAGTAATCTCGGTATCAAATATTTGGCCAAGTTCAGCCTGATTCGGTTTGATAAGAAATGGCTTGGTGGGGATTAAATCAGTAAGTGCTGGGCCTGACGTATCCAGGACGAATCGAATACCCTGTTTGGAACAGTTCTCCGCAATTTGATAGTAAAAAGAATTTGGAATGGAATCCGGCAGACTTCCCGCGAGTACAAACCAATCGCCTTCACGCAAGGCATTGATTTTTTCAAGTAATACTGCTTGCTGTTTCGGTGCAATATTTGGCCCCGGTCCATTTAATTCAGTTTCCTCACCGGATTTAATTTTGACATTAATCCGTGTAATTTCGTTTGTATCAATAAAATCTGTTTTAATTCCTTCCCGTTGCAGAAAGTCCGTAATAAAGTTACCGGTAAATCCTCCGGTGAATCCAAGTGCTGTGCTTTGGACATTCAGCCGTTGCAGCACTCTGGAAACATTGATTCCTTTCCCGCCCGGATAAAAATAAACTTCGCTGGTACGATTTAAGGTGCCGGTTTCAAAATCCGGAAGATATGTGGTGTAATCGATAGACGGTGTGATGGTACATGTGTAAATCAAGTGGATACCTCCGTAACATCTGTTCGTTCAGATAAAAGCTGTATTTCTTCCCTGTGCAGATTGCTGGTAACAAGTGCCGCATCTGCCAGGTTACAGATCTTTGCAAAACTTACCTGGTTATATTTTGAATGATCTGCCAGCACGTAAGTTTCTTTTGCCAGTGTGGAAGCCGTGTATTTAATGTGTGCTTCCTCCGGATCAGGCGTTGTATAGCCATATAACGTATGATACCCATTTACACCTAGAAAACATTTATCAAAACGGTAATTTTCCAATGATTGAATGGCTTGTGGACCAATTAATGCACCTGTTTTGGACTTAATCATTCCACCAGTTAAATATGCCTGGATGCCATTTTCCATTAACGCCTCTAAATGTGTCAGGCCGTTCGTAACAATAACAACGTCTTTCTCCCGCAGAAACGGTATCAGCTGCATCGTTGTTGTACCTGCATCAAGAAAAATACAGTCACGATCATTCACAAATGAAGCCACATATTCAGCAATTGCTTTTTTTTCGTGAATGTTTTTGGCTGATTTTTCAGTAATGCTGTATTCTTTCAGTTTTCGCTCTGTTAATGTTGCGCCGCCATGAATCCGGGTCAGCTCACCGTCATTCTCCAGAGATGACAGGTCTCTTCTGATGGTTGATTCGGAAGCGTTCGTTCTATCGATAATATCCTGTAGTGTAATTGTTTGTTTGTCCTGCAATAAGTTTAAAATAGCC encodes the following:
- the pfkB gene encoding 1-phosphofructokinase; protein product: MIYTCTITPSIDYTTYLPDFETGTLNRTSEVYFYPGGKGINVSRVLQRLNVQSTALGFTGGFTGNFITDFLQREGIKTDFIDTNEITRINVKIKSGEETELNGPGPNIAPKQQAVLLEKINALREGDWFVLAGSLPDSIPNSFYYQIAENCSKQGIRFVLDTSGPALTDLIPTKPFLIKPNQAELGQIFDTEITGKKEALHYASRLADYGIQHVIVSMGKDGALLVSGNKKWDAAPPKGKAVNTVGAGDSLVSGFLASYLRNQNPEEAFRYGVASGSATAFQTDLCNKKDVEALVSEVRLNQL
- a CDS encoding DeoR/GlpR family DNA-binding transcription regulator: MLTTERHQAILNLLQDKQTITLQDIIDRTNASESTIRRDLSSLENDGELTRIHGGATLTERKLKEYSITEKSAKNIHEKKAIAEYVASFVNDRDCIFLDAGTTTMQLIPFLREKDVVIVTNGLTHLEALMENGIQAYLTGGMIKSKTGALIGPQAIQSLENYRFDKCFLGVNGYHTLYGYTTPDPEEAHIKYTASTLAKETYVLADHSKYNQVSFAKICNLADAALVTSNLHREEIQLLSERTDVTEVST